The nucleotide window CAGTACCCGTGAAGTTGTGGCAAAGGTTTTGACAGCCGGCATAAATGCCAATGGCAGTGAGTTGAATATTAACGAACTACATCAGCATATACATCAACCCTATAATCGCATGCCTCCCTATTTGAAAATCGAATCGGTTGATAATGAAGAATCGGAGAATTTATTAATCGATTATCCACAATCGCCATACTCGTCACGTCGCAACAGTTCCAATGACGATAATCGTTCGAGCAGCCAACTGATACATCTAACCGGTGATGGTGGTGGTGAACACCAAAATCTCTTGCTACAGCCAACACCACATCGCTACGAAATGTCGCGTTCACAGGCCAGTTCTCCTTCGCCGTACTATCTGTCGCCGCATGCTTTTGCATCATCTTCCCAAAATATGAGACGTTCGTCTACATCGGACATAATGTCCGGTAGTAAACGCAGCGCCTCCTCGTCGACCAGCAACAGTCGACGGCCGAGTACTTCGGATCTATTGCGCAAGGCACGTGAACGTCGCGGTAGTGAGACTCGTATGGGACGCAGTGTTTCGCATGGCGGTCTACCACGTGGTGGTAGTGGTGGTGGAGGAGCTTTTCGTGTGGGACCCGGTATAGGTGGCCGACGTACGAGTATGGCATTTTAAAACttcctctctctctctcactctCTCTTCCCACTTCCCTTTAACCCCCTCCAAACTGTTATTAAAATGTAGTatctatattgaaattaaaacaaactgaGAAAAACCCAGaaacttttttgtcaaaatattaGTAATATTAATAATTACAACAACATAATATACTCGtaataattgaaaacaaaaaggtAAGATAAACTTACAAAAATAAAGTGCTTatgattcgtttattttttattcaataaaaaacaaatatttcaaaaattataataacaatttagtcaaatttatattaaaaaaaaataaaaaaaaactgaagaaaaaaacaaatacgaagcattaataaaaaattaatataaaaaattcttcTTAAGCtttaaaagtaattaattaaaaataaattaataaataaataaaaataaataaagaaaaaacttttttgtagttAAGTAagttaaaaacaaactttaaaaattgtaaaacttcaaaaaataataaaaaaaaaaatataaaattccaaaaatatataaaaatttctaaaaaaaaaaaatatactccCTTTTAGTTATTTagacatttatatttaaaaaaaaagaatgaacTAACTCAATCATATAATAATTAGTTTGTTTCGTTTTACTCCTAAAACTAAAAGCTTTCAAGACAATATTCattcaaacatatacatacttaattaaatacataaatatactctCCTATAATCCCTTTTAAACTTTATATACAATCAAAATTATCcatttacattacattacatacttttcaaaataataaaattataaaaagtaagaatttTAGATCATAAAAATGGGGCTAATGATTTAAAGCTTTGAAAAAGCTCAATACACAACTTAAAGCAATAAGTattagggtggctcttattttgcaattttcaatgctctcaaggtctaaaattgttctccaaatgtagaaaatttgagcaaaatggGATAAGTCTAGAGGTTGCAGATTTCATTTtaagtttcgagttttggatcaaaaaaaaaatattttcaaataaattaaaatacaagtaagagtgctgtattcggctgtgtcgaattttatatacccttcaccaaattata belongs to Calliphora vicina chromosome 4, idCalVici1.1, whole genome shotgun sequence and includes:
- the LOC135958903 gene encoding putative mediator of RNA polymerase II transcription subunit 26 — encoded protein: MTTTISKHDLQQQQQQQQQQLLLLQQQQQQLLQLQQQHQQQQQQRFSQNTTYSLDNTITASVGSVATAATHRLDSITTTTLPNTIQIDTLNNNFENDFNTTLTLRSHATNNNNGDVGEAPPAKIQKKRSLLNFKSFDFHIKSLYSGLRNGSSNQNKSHSQATNLMAADGSTREVVAKVLTAGINANGSELNINELHQHIHQPYNRMPPYLKIESVDNEESENLLIDYPQSPYSSRRNSSNDDNRSSSQLIHLTGDGGGEHQNLLLQPTPHRYEMSRSQASSPSPYYLSPHAFASSSQNMRRSSTSDIMSGSKRSASSSTSNSRRPSTSDLLRKARERRGSETRMGRSVSHGGLPRGGSGGGGAFRVGPGIGGRRTSMAF